The following proteins are co-located in the Phytoactinopolyspora mesophila genome:
- a CDS encoding PLP-dependent aminotransferase family protein, with amino-acid sequence MRSIGGRQLARSIGHWSEGQGTRPAYIRLADAIRTLILDGRLPLETRLPGERELAGALEVSRTTVTAAYDLLRTTGYAASRQGSGTRSALPANRSGTSAGSPWTPFGPDGSDILDLAHAAPEAPGHALTTAYQAALEQLPRQLPTCGYNLFGLPELRAVIAARFTARGLATEPEQILVTSGAQHAFSLVLSLITDPGDRVLIDHPTYPNAIDAIRRAMARPVPVPLLEDGWDLDAFEAAVRQTAPRLAYIVPDFHNPTGLLASDDERRAMASALGRNRTLTVVDETLAELPLEGQVPSPAATYLPRGLAITIGSASKTLWGGLRVGWIRAEESLIRRLAAVRASIDISSPVIDQLVVAELIRVLDDVLSERLPELRERREVLLATLAEAVPDWRVRRPAGGLVLWCDMGRPLSSSMVMAAERYGIRLAGGPRFGVEGAFERRLRLPYTLPSDVLRQAGTAIGQAFSAIGAAPPPATGQLQAVFA; translated from the coding sequence CGGGCGTCAGCTGGCACGTTCGATCGGCCATTGGTCCGAGGGTCAGGGGACGCGTCCCGCGTACATCCGGCTGGCCGACGCCATCCGGACACTGATCCTCGACGGCCGGCTGCCGCTCGAGACGCGGCTGCCCGGTGAACGCGAGCTCGCCGGCGCGCTGGAAGTCAGCCGGACCACCGTCACCGCCGCCTATGACCTGTTGCGCACCACCGGATATGCCGCCAGCCGTCAAGGTTCAGGCACACGATCGGCGCTGCCCGCCAACCGGAGCGGAACCTCTGCGGGCTCACCATGGACGCCGTTCGGTCCAGACGGCTCGGACATCCTCGACCTGGCGCATGCCGCTCCAGAGGCTCCTGGCCACGCGTTGACCACGGCCTACCAGGCGGCCCTCGAACAGCTACCCCGGCAGCTGCCCACCTGCGGCTACAACCTGTTCGGGCTCCCCGAGCTCCGCGCTGTGATCGCTGCCCGGTTCACCGCCCGCGGCCTCGCCACCGAACCGGAGCAGATACTTGTCACCTCCGGCGCCCAACATGCCTTCTCACTCGTTCTGTCGCTGATCACCGATCCGGGCGACCGCGTCTTGATCGACCATCCGACCTACCCGAACGCCATCGACGCCATCCGGCGCGCGATGGCGCGCCCAGTGCCCGTCCCACTCTTGGAGGACGGGTGGGATCTCGACGCGTTCGAAGCCGCCGTCCGCCAGACCGCACCGCGCCTGGCGTATATCGTCCCCGACTTCCACAATCCGACCGGGCTGCTGGCTTCAGACGACGAACGACGCGCGATGGCGTCGGCGCTGGGCCGGAATCGAACACTGACGGTTGTCGACGAGACGCTGGCCGAGTTGCCACTCGAAGGTCAGGTCCCTTCACCGGCTGCGACGTACCTGCCCCGTGGCCTCGCCATCACCATCGGCAGCGCCAGCAAGACGCTGTGGGGCGGCCTACGGGTCGGCTGGATCCGCGCGGAGGAATCCCTGATCCGCAGGCTGGCCGCGGTGCGTGCCAGCATCGACATCTCCTCTCCGGTCATCGACCAGCTCGTCGTTGCTGAACTGATCCGTGTCCTCGACGACGTCCTCAGCGAACGGCTGCCGGAATTGCGAGAGCGCCGGGAGGTGCTGCTGGCCACCCTGGCCGAGGCGGTTCCAGACTGGCGGGTGAGGCGCCCTGCCGGGGGCCTCGTCCTGTGGTGCGATATGGGCCGGCCGTTGTCCAGCTCGATGGTGATGGCTGCCGAACGGTACGGAATCCGGCTCGCCGGTGGGCCGCGGTTCGGCGTAGAAGGAGCATTCGAGCGGCGTCTCCGCCTGCCTTATACCCTGCCGTCCGACGTGTTGCGACAGGCGGGAACGGCGATCGGCCAAGCGTTCTCCGCCATCGGGGCGGCTCCTCCACCCGCCACCGGACAGCTCCAGGCCGTTTTCGCCTGA
- the msrA gene encoding peptide-methionine (S)-S-oxide reductase MsrA, whose translation MSLFGSPAKTRSVGPHDALPGRGARPFSLTGIHTVLGTPIEAEPPAGHQEVVFGMGCFWGAEREFWQLPGVWTTAVGYAGGYTPHPTYEEVCTGGTGHAEVVRVVFDPAQVSYADLLKVFWEAHDPTQGMRQGNDIGTQYRSTIYWTTPEQRDAALASRDSYARRLAQAGHPDITTEIAELAEFYYAEDYHQQYLSDAKNPNGYCGLSGTGVSCPVGVITEPSS comes from the coding sequence TTGTCGCTCTTCGGTTCGCCCGCCAAGACCCGTTCTGTTGGTCCCCACGACGCGTTGCCCGGGCGTGGCGCACGTCCGTTCTCCCTGACCGGCATTCACACCGTCCTGGGAACACCCATCGAGGCGGAGCCGCCGGCCGGCCACCAAGAGGTTGTCTTCGGCATGGGCTGTTTCTGGGGTGCCGAACGCGAGTTCTGGCAGCTTCCCGGGGTTTGGACCACGGCGGTCGGCTATGCCGGTGGTTACACGCCGCACCCGACCTATGAGGAAGTGTGCACCGGTGGCACCGGTCACGCCGAGGTGGTCCGCGTGGTGTTCGATCCGGCCCAGGTGAGCTACGCCGACCTACTCAAGGTGTTCTGGGAGGCACACGACCCCACCCAGGGCATGCGTCAGGGCAACGACATCGGCACCCAGTACCGGTCCACCATCTACTGGACGACGCCCGAACAGCGCGACGCAGCGCTGGCCTCCCGTGACTCCTACGCCCGGCGCCTGGCCCAGGCGGGCCACCCAGACATCACGACGGAGATCGCCGAGCTGGCCGAGTTCTACTACGCCGAGGACTACCACCAGCAATACCTGTCCGACGCCAAGAACCCGAACGGCTACTGCGGGCTTTCCGGCACAGGCGTATCTTGTCCTGTTGGCGTGATCACGGAGCCTTCGTCCTGA
- a CDS encoding YybH family protein, whose protein sequence is MNKAVDEVTSFMREYEAASNRRDLDHLASLITDDATYWFSDGSHQGITAILEAIRATFDVIRDETYEIRDLELVTVTQEAAVCRYHFAWTGTVDGEPQAGSGRGTNVVVKRDGDWRMLHEHLSA, encoded by the coding sequence ATGAATAAGGCCGTCGACGAGGTCACCTCATTCATGCGCGAGTACGAAGCCGCCAGCAACCGCCGCGACCTCGACCACCTCGCGTCGCTTATCACCGATGACGCGACGTACTGGTTCTCCGATGGATCACACCAGGGCATCACAGCCATCCTCGAGGCCATTAGGGCGACGTTCGACGTCATCCGAGACGAGACGTACGAGATTCGCGATCTCGAACTGGTCACCGTGACACAAGAGGCAGCGGTGTGCCGGTATCACTTCGCATGGACGGGCACGGTCGATGGAGAGCCGCAGGCAGGAAGCGGCCGTGGCACCAACGTCGTCGTCAAACGAGATGGTGATTGGCGGATGCTGCACGAGCATCTCAGCGCCTGA
- a CDS encoding GNAT family N-acetyltransferase has product MREVRRVELDPSQVRPGSTLRPITRFVVEHDGVEQASVVFGRAEIFAREPAEYALARLRWVEGGLDAARAAVTAAVDSAPPGAAVYLPVNAAVSPDHAAHRVVAETCGFALFQEKEAFWWADTGQALPEPTSLRLEPMSRIGREALVPVIGRCLAQTLDRTDALVFGRHRPEQWVTSFLDHRATGADAQSWMYAETTSGIPVGFVGLAQRVGDPGVGTIVLIGVLPEQRGHGYVDQLLLAAYRAARARGFSAVQSLVDVNNRPMMAAMCRSGADPSAHPWHKWLYTTTRAA; this is encoded by the coding sequence GTGAGGGAGGTTCGTCGGGTCGAGCTTGATCCATCCCAGGTCAGGCCAGGGTCGACGTTGCGGCCGATCACGCGTTTCGTGGTGGAACACGACGGCGTCGAGCAAGCGTCGGTGGTGTTTGGGCGGGCAGAGATCTTTGCGCGCGAGCCGGCCGAGTACGCGTTGGCTCGTTTGCGCTGGGTAGAAGGCGGGCTGGACGCCGCACGGGCGGCGGTAACCGCGGCCGTGGACTCGGCTCCGCCGGGCGCAGCGGTCTACCTGCCGGTCAACGCCGCGGTGAGTCCCGACCACGCCGCTCACCGCGTCGTCGCCGAGACATGCGGATTCGCGTTGTTCCAGGAGAAGGAGGCCTTCTGGTGGGCCGACACCGGCCAAGCCCTGCCCGAGCCCACCAGCCTGCGACTGGAACCTATGTCGCGGATCGGAAGAGAAGCGCTCGTACCCGTGATCGGGCGATGTCTGGCCCAGACCCTGGACCGGACCGACGCCTTGGTGTTCGGCCGGCACCGGCCCGAGCAGTGGGTCACCAGTTTCCTCGACCACCGCGCTACCGGCGCAGATGCCCAGTCGTGGATGTACGCGGAGACGACGAGCGGCATACCTGTCGGGTTCGTGGGTCTGGCCCAACGGGTAGGTGATCCGGGCGTTGGCACGATCGTGCTCATCGGTGTCCTGCCGGAGCAACGCGGTCACGGCTATGTGGACCAACTCCTCCTGGCGGCCTATCGTGCTGCCCGAGCGCGCGGCTTTTCGGCGGTGCAGTCCCTCGTCGATGTGAACAACCGCCCGATGATGGCGGCGATGTGCCGCTCTGGCGCGGACCCCAGCGCCCATCCGTGGCACAAATGGCTCTACACCACAACCCGTGCCGCATAG
- a CDS encoding GyrI-like domain-containing protein, with protein sequence MQNYDIKKERRHLYAPKHGRFEVVDVPRMTFLMADGHGDPNTSPAYRAVVKALFTISYAVRSVAKEKLGRKHTVGPLEGLWSADDLGVFKTRDKDAWDWTLMIVQPAWVNSAIVDEALDRVRMTQELGAGSDVRFEEFAEGRSVQVLHIGSYDDEGPTIARMHDEFMPAEGFTPRGRHHEIYLSDARRTEPSRLRTILRQPVSSAPG encoded by the coding sequence ATGCAGAACTACGACATCAAGAAGGAGCGGCGACATCTCTACGCGCCGAAACACGGCCGATTCGAGGTGGTCGATGTCCCGCGGATGACGTTCCTCATGGCAGACGGCCACGGCGACCCGAACACTTCCCCCGCTTATCGTGCGGTGGTCAAGGCGCTCTTCACCATCTCTTACGCCGTGCGTTCTGTCGCCAAGGAGAAGTTGGGGCGCAAACACACCGTGGGTCCGTTGGAGGGGCTCTGGTCCGCGGACGATCTCGGAGTCTTCAAGACCCGTGACAAGGACGCGTGGGACTGGACCCTGATGATCGTCCAGCCGGCCTGGGTCAACTCGGCGATCGTCGACGAGGCGTTGGACCGTGTCCGGATGACACAGGAACTCGGCGCCGGGAGCGACGTGAGGTTCGAGGAATTCGCCGAGGGCCGCAGCGTTCAAGTGCTTCACATCGGGTCCTACGACGACGAGGGCCCGACCATCGCGCGGATGCATGATGAGTTCATGCCCGCCGAAGGTTTCACGCCTCGTGGCCGCCACCACGAGATCTACCTGTCGGATGCCCGCAGAACCGAACCGAGCCGGCTGCGCACCATCCTCCGCCAGCCGGTGAGTTCAGCCCCGGGCTGA
- a CDS encoding copper chaperone PCu(A)C, with the protein MRKNTSLAARPVPIRLTRRALASSAVVAIAVLAGCGSDDDASGQDAGVSDPANTSEPGSGSLSIEEAWVQSAESGMSAAFGTFVNDAPQDIRIVSATTASSPVMELHEVVIADGGPAMREKEDGFTVPAEGEHLLEPGADHLMLMDVITPIQPGDDVDFILTLDTGETFEFTAQAKEFSGADEEYLPGEGDHHGHQNGDEHGHEDGDHADDH; encoded by the coding sequence ATGCGTAAGAACACATCCCTCGCCGCCCGTCCGGTGCCGATCCGCCTGACCCGCCGGGCACTCGCGTCGTCAGCTGTTGTCGCCATCGCCGTGCTGGCCGGTTGCGGCAGCGACGACGATGCCTCCGGGCAGGATGCCGGCGTATCGGATCCGGCAAACACCAGCGAACCGGGCAGCGGCAGCCTGAGCATCGAGGAAGCCTGGGTGCAGTCCGCCGAATCGGGGATGTCGGCAGCCTTCGGCACCTTCGTCAACGACGCGCCACAGGACATCCGCATCGTCTCCGCTACCACCGCTTCCTCGCCGGTGATGGAACTGCACGAGGTCGTCATCGCGGACGGCGGGCCCGCGATGCGGGAGAAGGAAGACGGCTTCACCGTGCCCGCCGAAGGTGAGCACCTACTGGAGCCTGGTGCCGATCACCTGATGCTGATGGACGTCATCACGCCGATCCAGCCTGGTGACGACGTCGATTTCATCCTCACCCTCGACACCGGCGAAACCTTCGAATTCACGGCCCAGGCTAAAGAATTCAGCGGCGCCGACGAGGAATACCTGCCCGGCGAGGGCGACCACCACGGCCACCAAAACGGCGACGAGCACGGCCACGAGGACGGCGACCATGCCGACGACCACTGA
- a CDS encoding Dyp-type peroxidase produces the protein MPTTTDRDRSAAARGGLSRRGLLTAGASGLVGASAVGVPMALASSGTDTAAGPDDALGRATVPFHGVHQAGIATPAQAFATFIAFDLAPDVDRDALGRWMRLWTGNAERLTQGRPALADTDPELARAPSQLTITVGVGPGFLAAAGREDEAPPWLRPLPEFTIDRLESAWSDGDLVVQICADDPVAISHASRMLTKDARAFAGVRWVQAGFRHASGVTPPGATPRNLMGQLDGTTNAEPGTEEFDHQVWIDDGPDWLRGGSSLVLRRIRIEMDTWDMVGRQGKEETIGRRLDDGAPLGGEAEHDEPDFDAVNEIGLTVIPDWSHIRRARPDDPRQRVFRRSYNYDDGPAADGESGAGMLFVSYQADIDAQFIPIQRRLDELDLLNEWTTPIGSAVFAILPGCRPGGWLGEALLD, from the coding sequence ATGCCGACGACCACTGATCGCGACCGGTCGGCAGCCGCGCGCGGTGGCCTCTCCCGGCGCGGTCTGCTGACGGCAGGGGCGTCCGGGCTGGTGGGCGCATCGGCGGTCGGAGTGCCGATGGCGCTGGCGAGTTCCGGCACCGACACAGCAGCCGGACCTGACGACGCGCTCGGCCGGGCCACGGTGCCTTTCCACGGCGTCCACCAAGCCGGCATCGCCACTCCGGCGCAGGCGTTCGCCACGTTCATCGCCTTCGACCTGGCCCCTGATGTCGATCGCGACGCACTCGGACGCTGGATGCGCTTGTGGACCGGCAACGCCGAACGGCTCACCCAGGGCCGCCCGGCGCTGGCTGATACGGATCCGGAACTTGCCCGTGCTCCCTCGCAGCTGACCATCACGGTCGGTGTAGGGCCTGGCTTCCTCGCGGCCGCCGGCCGGGAGGACGAGGCTCCGCCGTGGCTGCGTCCGCTCCCGGAGTTCACCATCGACCGCCTCGAGTCCGCGTGGTCCGACGGCGATCTCGTGGTCCAGATCTGTGCCGATGATCCGGTCGCCATTTCCCACGCCTCCCGGATGCTGACGAAGGATGCCCGCGCCTTCGCCGGGGTGCGATGGGTCCAGGCAGGCTTCCGGCATGCCTCGGGTGTGACACCACCGGGTGCCACACCCCGGAATCTCATGGGTCAACTGGACGGTACGACCAATGCCGAGCCCGGAACCGAGGAGTTCGACCACCAGGTGTGGATCGATGACGGGCCGGACTGGCTCCGGGGCGGGTCGTCGCTCGTGCTGCGGCGGATCCGGATCGAGATGGACACCTGGGACATGGTCGGACGGCAGGGCAAAGAGGAGACGATCGGCCGCCGCCTCGACGACGGCGCACCACTAGGCGGCGAAGCCGAACACGACGAGCCCGATTTCGACGCCGTCAACGAGATCGGCCTGACCGTCATCCCGGATTGGTCCCACATCCGCCGGGCCCGGCCGGACGACCCTCGCCAGCGGGTCTTCCGGCGGTCGTACAACTACGACGACGGTCCCGCCGCGGATGGTGAATCCGGAGCGGGAATGCTGTTCGTCTCCTACCAGGCCGACATCGACGCCCAGTTCATCCCCATCCAGCGCCGGCTGGACGAGCTGGACCTGCTCAACGAATGGACCACGCCGATAGGCTCGGCCGTCTTCGCGATCCTGCCCGGATGCCGTCCGGGCGGATGGCTAGGTGAAGCGCTGCTCGATTAG
- a CDS encoding cystathionine beta-synthase encodes MDYYENVIDLIGRTPLVRLGATVGHAPAMVLAKVEYFNPGGSVKDRIAVRMVDDAEAAGRIGPGGTIVEPTSGNTGVGLALVAQRRGYKCIFVCPDKVSEDKRNVLKAYGAEVVVCPTAVAPEDPDSYYSVSNRLVEEIDGAWKPDQYSNPANPRSHYETTGPELWEQTEGRITHFVAGIGTGGTISGTGRYLKEISDGRVRVIGVDPEGSVYSGGSGRPYLVEGVGEDFWPSTYDREICDEIIAVSDQDSFEFTRRLAREEGLLVGGSCGMAVVGALRVAERAGPDDVVVVLLPDSGRGYMSKIFDDHWMMSYGFLPPAEGTTVGDVIRLKSGDMPALVHTHPNESVADAVAIMREYGVSQMPVVQAEPPVMAAEVVGAVVERDLMEALFSGQASLSDPVDRHMSRPLQVLGAGEPVAKAFEHLQSVDALMVIEDGKPAGVLTRADLLGHLAG; translated from the coding sequence GTGGACTACTACGAGAACGTCATCGACCTCATCGGGAGAACGCCGCTCGTCCGGCTCGGCGCGACCGTCGGTCACGCCCCGGCCATGGTGCTCGCGAAGGTCGAGTACTTCAATCCGGGCGGATCGGTCAAAGACCGGATCGCCGTGCGGATGGTCGACGACGCCGAGGCAGCCGGCCGGATTGGCCCTGGTGGCACCATCGTCGAGCCCACCAGCGGAAACACCGGCGTCGGACTTGCCCTCGTGGCCCAGCGTCGTGGGTACAAGTGCATCTTCGTCTGCCCGGACAAGGTCAGTGAAGACAAACGCAACGTTCTCAAGGCTTACGGTGCGGAGGTTGTCGTCTGCCCCACTGCCGTAGCGCCTGAGGATCCGGACTCGTATTACTCGGTCTCCAACCGGCTGGTCGAGGAGATCGATGGTGCCTGGAAGCCGGACCAGTATTCTAATCCGGCCAACCCTCGTTCACATTACGAAACCACCGGCCCGGAGTTGTGGGAGCAGACCGAGGGCCGGATCACGCATTTCGTAGCGGGCATCGGCACCGGAGGCACCATCAGCGGCACTGGGCGCTACCTCAAGGAGATCTCCGACGGACGGGTCCGGGTGATCGGCGTCGACCCCGAAGGGTCGGTGTATTCAGGCGGCAGTGGGCGGCCGTACCTGGTCGAGGGTGTCGGAGAAGACTTCTGGCCCTCCACATACGACCGCGAGATCTGCGACGAGATCATTGCCGTTTCCGACCAGGACTCGTTCGAGTTCACCCGTCGGCTGGCCCGTGAGGAAGGACTCCTCGTGGGCGGGTCCTGCGGAATGGCCGTGGTCGGAGCGTTGCGAGTGGCTGAGCGCGCCGGACCGGACGACGTCGTTGTGGTGCTCCTGCCGGACAGCGGTCGGGGGTACATGTCGAAGATCTTCGACGACCACTGGATGATGTCCTACGGATTCCTGCCGCCCGCGGAGGGCACCACCGTGGGCGACGTGATCCGGCTCAAGTCCGGTGACATGCCCGCCCTGGTCCACACCCATCCGAACGAGAGCGTCGCTGACGCTGTGGCCATCATGCGGGAGTACGGCGTTTCTCAGATGCCGGTCGTCCAGGCCGAGCCGCCGGTGATGGCGGCCGAGGTGGTCGGCGCGGTGGTGGAACGAGATCTGATGGAAGCGTTGTTCTCGGGCCAGGCATCGCTCAGTGATCCGGTTGACCGGCACATGTCCAGACCGCTGCAGGTGCTGGGCGCCGGCGAGCCGGTGGCCAAGGCCTTCGAACATTTGCAATCCGTCGATGCGCTGATGGTCATCGAGGACGGAAAACCGGCCGGGGTCTTGACCCGGGCCGACCTCCTCGGTCACCTGGCCGGCTGA
- a CDS encoding SGNH/GDSL hydrolase family protein encodes MVGPLNAHTARRIATAAAYGGGGLSLLSFSLYGLLRLQARVARLSITGVPLDGPPNPNGIYGAYRAEPISFAVIGDSCAAGYGVHTVEETPGGLLAAGLAEIAERPVRLSAFAQGGARSADLADQVDKALVTEPDVALIIIGGNDVTHQVRPAAAVRCLIEAVKRLQDAGCATVVGTCPDLGTINPIQPPLRWLARRWSRQLAAAQTFAVVDAGGRTVSLGSLLGPEFAASPGELFSEDKFHPSSAGYAHTAAAILPALAGSLRLWPAEDEAPLPANAETVLPISAAAAEAAYHEGTEVAAATVDGHESGPRGRWARLRNRRRSSSPDEDITEAASSSPAR; translated from the coding sequence ATGGTCGGCCCGCTCAACGCACACACCGCACGTCGAATAGCTACCGCAGCCGCCTATGGCGGCGGTGGGCTCAGTCTGCTCAGTTTCTCGCTGTACGGTCTGCTGCGCCTGCAAGCGCGGGTGGCGCGGTTATCCATCACCGGCGTCCCGCTCGACGGACCGCCCAATCCCAACGGCATCTACGGCGCTTACCGCGCCGAACCCATCTCGTTTGCCGTGATCGGCGACTCCTGCGCCGCCGGATACGGCGTGCACACGGTCGAAGAGACACCAGGAGGTCTGCTCGCGGCCGGGCTGGCGGAGATCGCCGAGCGCCCGGTCCGCCTGAGCGCATTCGCCCAGGGTGGTGCCCGCAGTGCCGACCTCGCCGACCAAGTCGACAAAGCCCTCGTCACCGAGCCGGACGTCGCTTTGATCATCATCGGCGGCAACGACGTCACCCACCAGGTCCGCCCAGCCGCAGCGGTACGGTGCCTCATCGAGGCAGTCAAGCGGCTACAGGACGCGGGTTGCGCCACGGTCGTGGGCACCTGCCCCGACCTCGGCACCATCAACCCGATTCAGCCGCCGCTACGGTGGCTGGCCCGGCGGTGGAGCCGGCAGCTCGCCGCGGCCCAGACATTCGCGGTGGTTGATGCGGGTGGCCGCACGGTTTCGCTCGGGTCCCTGCTCGGTCCGGAGTTCGCCGCCTCGCCCGGGGAACTGTTCAGCGAGGACAAATTCCATCCGTCGTCGGCCGGGTACGCCCATACGGCCGCGGCCATTCTCCCTGCGCTCGCCGGGTCGCTCCGGTTGTGGCCGGCCGAGGACGAAGCTCCGCTCCCGGCCAACGCCGAGACGGTTCTGCCGATCTCCGCGGCTGCAGCGGAGGCCGCATATCACGAAGGCACCGAGGTAGCGGCCGCTACGGTCGACGGCCACGAAAGCGGTCCACGCGGACGCTGGGCGCGCTTGCGTAACCGCCGGCGTTCCAGCTCGCCTGACGAAGACATCACCGAGGCCGCGTCCTCCTCACCCGCGCGGTGA
- a CDS encoding DUF4287 domain-containing protein, which translates to MSLNHSEETHRNLLARVPSCTGRELREWFHTLEAGPAFLRFDDRVKWLRSEHGLAHGHATAIVHEHDLRRAARSFE; encoded by the coding sequence ATGAGCCTGAACCACTCCGAGGAAACCCATCGCAATCTACTCGCCCGCGTGCCAAGTTGCACCGGGCGAGAACTTCGAGAGTGGTTCCATACACTCGAAGCCGGGCCTGCGTTCCTGCGGTTCGACGACCGGGTGAAGTGGCTGCGTAGCGAGCATGGCCTCGCCCACGGGCATGCCACCGCCATCGTGCACGAGCACGACCTCCGCCGGGCAGCACGCTCCTTCGAGTAA
- a CDS encoding Bax inhibitor-1/YccA family protein, with the protein MQSSNPVFGRSAAFSGRPGVRDVSAPSAERLEEMYAAPSATPTQTGRMTYDDVVMRTGATLGVVLVGAVIGWNVPGLFYVGLIGGLILGLVNAFKKEPSPPLILTYALLTGTFLGAISGILEGATISAGGSPLNGIVAQSVIGTLGVFAVSLFMYRSGRVRVTPKFQRGAMIAMGGYLVFVIANLFFQIFGSSDSAFGFRTGWFGIAIGLFAITLAAVFLILDFDFIDKGVKEGIPAKYAWTAAFGLTVTLVWLYIEMLRLLAILRGE; encoded by the coding sequence ATGCAGAGTAGTAACCCGGTATTCGGGCGGTCGGCCGCTTTCAGCGGACGCCCGGGTGTTCGTGACGTCTCGGCGCCCAGCGCCGAGAGGCTCGAGGAAATGTATGCCGCCCCGTCGGCTACCCCCACTCAGACGGGCCGGATGACGTATGACGACGTCGTCATGCGCACTGGTGCCACGCTCGGCGTGGTGCTGGTCGGAGCGGTCATCGGCTGGAATGTGCCTGGACTGTTCTATGTCGGGCTCATCGGTGGTTTGATCCTGGGCCTCGTCAACGCCTTCAAGAAAGAGCCCAGTCCGCCACTGATTCTCACCTACGCGCTGTTGACCGGCACCTTCCTCGGTGCCATCAGCGGCATTCTCGAAGGCGCCACCATTTCGGCCGGCGGTTCGCCGCTGAACGGCATCGTCGCGCAGTCGGTCATCGGTACGCTCGGTGTGTTCGCCGTGTCGCTGTTCATGTACCGCAGCGGACGTGTCCGGGTCACGCCGAAGTTCCAGCGCGGTGCCATGATCGCGATGGGCGGATACCTCGTCTTCGTGATCGCCAACCTGTTCTTCCAGATCTTCGGTTCTTCCGACAGCGCCTTCGGGTTCCGCACCGGCTGGTTCGGGATCGCCATTGGCCTGTTCGCCATCACCTTGGCGGCGGTCTTCCTGATCCTGGACTTCGACTTCATCGACAAGGGTGTCAAGGAAGGCATCCCGGCCAAGTACGCCTGGACGGCCGCGTTCGGCCTGACCGTCACGCTGGTCTGGCTGTACATCGAGATGCTGCGTCTGCTGGCCATTCTCAGAGGCGAGTAG